In one Umezawaea sp. Da 62-37 genomic region, the following are encoded:
- a CDS encoding putative glycoside hydrolase — translation MTVTPSVSKRGIVIVAVAVAATAITATTVSVVHARGSALVVQGIEDGAVLRSPDVGRLVVSAADGGSLDDVEVSIDGVAMPTRHDGDRLTADAADLSEGEHTLAVSMRNPIPFLPGTTDSRVFTVDDTAPAVSADAVDAVSLHGPVTVAGKAEGASSVLVGEQRVPVDADGSFTASLAAVPERVRIEATDAAGNSGHSDLEVRAHHPGMRAVHMSAQAWGSEALREPVLAMARDKRIDTVQLDVKDESGEIGYDSQVPMAKKIGAGTTNYDAREVLDQLHGMGVRVVGRLVAFRDPVLAKSAWESGSKDMVVQDEGGTPWSGGYGGYAFTNFANPEVRGYNIDLATEAASLGFDDVLYDYVRRPDGPLARMVFPGLATSPEQSIAEFLGDSRKAVRPKGAFLGASVFGIAARSGSDVAQDIPAIATHVDYIAPMVYPSHWGPGEYGVADPEGQPHDIVRNSVGDFVAVAKDSGVAVIPWLQAFSLAKTYGPAEVQAQVSGSAEAGAESFLLWNAACAYESAGLLPR, via the coding sequence ATGACCGTTACACCGTCCGTCAGCAAACGAGGCATCGTCATCGTCGCCGTGGCGGTGGCGGCCACCGCCATCACGGCCACAACCGTCAGCGTGGTCCACGCGCGCGGCAGCGCCCTGGTCGTCCAGGGCATCGAGGACGGCGCGGTCCTGCGCTCCCCCGACGTGGGCCGCCTCGTCGTCAGCGCGGCCGACGGCGGTTCGCTGGACGACGTCGAGGTGTCGATCGACGGCGTCGCGATGCCGACGCGGCACGACGGCGACCGGCTGACCGCGGACGCGGCGGACCTGTCCGAGGGCGAGCACACGCTGGCCGTGAGCATGAGGAACCCCATACCGTTCCTGCCGGGCACCACGGACAGCCGTGTGTTCACAGTGGACGACACGGCGCCCGCGGTGTCGGCCGACGCCGTCGACGCGGTGTCGCTGCACGGCCCGGTCACGGTGGCGGGCAAGGCGGAGGGGGCCTCGTCGGTGCTCGTCGGTGAGCAGCGCGTCCCCGTCGACGCCGACGGCTCCTTCACCGCTTCCCTGGCGGCGGTGCCGGAGCGGGTGCGGATCGAGGCCACGGACGCGGCGGGCAACTCGGGGCACAGCGACCTGGAAGTGCGCGCCCACCACCCCGGTATGCGCGCGGTGCACATGAGCGCGCAGGCGTGGGGGTCGGAGGCGCTGCGCGAACCCGTGCTGGCCATGGCCCGCGACAAGCGGATCGACACCGTCCAACTCGACGTCAAGGACGAGAGCGGGGAGATCGGCTACGACTCGCAGGTGCCGATGGCGAAGAAGATCGGCGCGGGCACGACGAACTACGACGCGCGGGAGGTCCTCGACCAGCTCCACGGCATGGGGGTCCGGGTGGTCGGCAGGCTGGTCGCGTTCCGGGACCCCGTGCTCGCCAAGTCCGCGTGGGAGAGCGGGTCGAAGGACATGGTGGTGCAGGACGAGGGCGGCACGCCGTGGTCCGGGGGTTACGGCGGCTACGCCTTCACCAACTTCGCGAACCCCGAGGTGCGCGGCTACAACATCGACCTCGCGACCGAGGCCGCGTCGCTCGGGTTCGACGACGTCCTCTACGACTACGTCCGCCGCCCCGACGGCCCGCTCGCGCGGATGGTGTTCCCCGGACTGGCCACGTCCCCCGAGCAGTCGATCGCGGAGTTCCTGGGAGACTCCCGCAAGGCCGTGCGGCCGAAGGGCGCCTTCCTCGGCGCCTCGGTGTTCGGGATCGCCGCGCGCAGCGGATCCGATGTGGCGCAGGACATCCCCGCGATCGCGACCCACGTCGACTACATCGCCCCGATGGTCTACCCCTCCCACTGGGGACCCGGCGAGTACGGGGTCGCCGATCCGGAGGGCCAGCCCCACGACATCGTCCGGAACTCGGTCGGCGACTTCGTGGCCGTCGCGAAGGACTCCGGAGTCGCGGTCATCCCGTGGTTGCAGGCTTTCTCACTGGCCAAGACCTACGGACCGGCGGAGGTCCAGGCCCAGGTCTCGGGTTCGGCGGAGGCGGGCGCGGAGTCGTTCCTCCTGTGGAACGCCGCCTGCGCCTACGAGTCCGCGGGACTGCTGCCGCGATGA
- a CDS encoding ATP-binding protein: protein MSADPIPRTGAPAGHPSWELVLTDQQDVAAVRRAVQELLATAVPDELLDDVVVVVSELVSNTYSHSQDPRLLRVSRFPGGVRVELEGADPSPALVDESRTVLVLDRLCTGWGVLAEPNGPSRAWAQVPDDVR from the coding sequence ATGAGCGCAGACCCGATCCCCCGGACGGGAGCGCCCGCCGGGCACCCGTCGTGGGAACTGGTGCTCACCGATCAGCAGGACGTGGCGGCCGTCCGCCGCGCGGTCCAGGAACTCCTCGCGACCGCGGTCCCCGACGAGCTGCTGGACGACGTGGTCGTCGTGGTGAGCGAACTCGTGTCCAACACGTACTCGCACAGCCAGGATCCACGGCTGCTGCGGGTGTCCCGGTTCCCCGGAGGTGTGCGCGTCGAACTGGAGGGGGCCGACCCCTCGCCCGCGCTGGTGGACGAGTCGAGGACCGTGCTGGTGCTCGACCGGCTGTGCACGGGGTGGGGGGTGCTCGCCGAGCCGAACGGGCCGAGCCGCGCGTGGGCCCAGGTGCCGGACGACGTCAGGTGA
- a CDS encoding transglycosylase family protein, which translates to MSVDEGRASKALGRGFRLVLSAAVGTAAVSALAGTAHAQTAGSLDWDAVAECESGQDWAANTGNGYFGGLQFSEGTWREHGGVGLPHEFSREDQIRIAERVLSTQGPGAWPNCARSTLAEGVTAAEAFSFTIADEDVEPLYGLGPCAPPAAALQSTPADPAAVQDADVRSEG; encoded by the coding sequence ATGAGCGTTGATGAAGGCAGGGCTTCGAAGGCGCTCGGCCGCGGTTTCCGGTTGGTCCTGAGCGCGGCGGTCGGTACCGCGGCGGTCTCCGCGCTCGCGGGGACGGCACACGCCCAGACCGCCGGATCCCTGGACTGGGACGCGGTCGCGGAGTGCGAGAGCGGGCAGGACTGGGCGGCCAACACCGGCAACGGGTACTTCGGCGGCCTCCAGTTCTCGGAGGGGACCTGGCGCGAGCACGGCGGAGTCGGCCTGCCGCACGAGTTCTCCCGCGAGGACCAGATCCGCATCGCCGAACGGGTGCTGAGCACGCAGGGGCCGGGCGCGTGGCCGAATTGCGCGAGGAGCACGCTCGCGGAGGGCGTCACGGCCGCCGAAGCGTTCTCCTTCACCATCGCGGACGAGGACGTCGAGCCGCTGTACGGCCTTGGCCCGTGCGCGCCGCCCGCGGCCGCTCTCCAGTCGACCCCCGCCGATCCGGCCGCGGTTCAGGACGCGGACGTTCGTTCGGAGGGCTAG
- a CDS encoding STAS domain-containing protein: MDEQTTIPPRAAPSEVEGAAPAVTGIPAQPDAATGGQRGPDGTDPPPPTDSRGAPGAERSALQVHCGFRTNAVVVTATGELDVDTVPDLERRLVAALDAATAPTAPTLVVVDLTGVSHLDSRGLNMLVRCNDLGRRLGVPLHVAACTRRVLRTIVATALDEVLELYPSLDEALATSVT; the protein is encoded by the coding sequence ATGGACGAACAGACGACGATCCCGCCACGCGCAGCACCGTCGGAAGTGGAGGGTGCCGCACCGGCGGTCACGGGCATCCCGGCACAACCGGACGCGGCCACCGGCGGCCAACGGGGGCCGGACGGGACGGATCCCCCTCCGCCGACGGACTCGCGGGGAGCGCCGGGCGCGGAGCGGAGCGCGCTCCAGGTCCACTGCGGGTTCCGGACGAACGCCGTCGTTGTCACCGCGACGGGTGAACTCGACGTCGACACGGTCCCGGACCTGGAACGCAGGCTCGTCGCCGCCCTGGACGCGGCCACGGCGCCGACCGCGCCGACGCTCGTCGTCGTCGACCTCACCGGCGTGTCGCACCTCGACTCGCGCGGGCTCAACATGCTCGTGCGCTGCAACGACCTCGGCCGCCGCCTGGGAGTCCCGCTGCACGTCGCCGCGTGCACCCGGCGGGTGCTGAGGACCATCGTCGCCACCGCGCTGGACGAGGTGCTGGAGCTCTACCCGAGCCTGGACGAGGCGCTGGCCACCTCCGTCACCTGA
- a CDS encoding transglycosylase domain-containing protein yields MRIWECLGKLGVLSLLGGFVLAGMMFPVVGTIGVVSNHMSDQVDSISSTLVTTDPPLMSTITDRDGAPIAYLYDQYRVLTPADKISNAMKDALTSVEDRRFYEHHGVDWLGTLRAAVTNQAGGSVSQGASTLTQQYVKNYLVHVVARNNKVEQQKAQEQTIARKAREARIAIQLETELSKDEILARYLNVVPFGSTVYGIAAASQAYFDTTPDKLTVPQAAVLAGMVNSPIALDPEAFPEKAHKRRNSVMDMMVDNGKLSREEAEAFKKEPIALQQPVRTLPNGCVGAGPAFGFYCSYVVNYLTTAGFSLEQLKTGGYSIRTPLDRGITEQAKQAAEAQVSKDTEGIANTMAIMQPGKDRHEVVALVANRDYGLKAEEHQTQFDLPSGVENKFGAGSIYKIFTAAAAMEKGLGIENTISTPSHHVSSVFKGGAAGCPPTGEPDTRWYCLGNNTDTYPPQMTLQTALATSPNTGFVILEEQVGLGAVIDMASRLGMRETMATTISGVRPDPSATAIDQRVSQAEYYKTMDNASFTLGPTPVNTLELANVAATIMSGGTWCPPSPVREVLDRNGKPVEVTNAPCEQVVAEPLANTLAVGLSKDDQPTGTSGAAARQFQWDKPMMGKTGTTEDYKSAAFVGATADYAGAVQTFNDGVEPRGICVSGTPALCDKGNIYGGTVPARTWFETMAKVHAALPAKPMPPTDERYVKGGPEIRIPDLVGSGADNAKGELEKAGYKVTVQTVNSGQAKGTVVGQSPRGTALTGTTVTLSISSGYVPPPQPADQVEPSVIATTARPPAQTEQAAPPPAPAATPVVPPPAAQGEVPVEAQPPAAEPTG; encoded by the coding sequence GTGCGCATCTGGGAATGTCTGGGGAAGCTGGGAGTCCTGTCCCTGCTGGGCGGTTTCGTGCTGGCCGGGATGATGTTCCCGGTGGTCGGCACCATAGGTGTCGTGTCCAATCACATGAGCGATCAGGTCGACAGCATTTCATCGACGCTCGTGACCACGGACCCGCCGTTGATGAGCACGATCACCGACCGGGACGGGGCACCCATCGCCTACCTCTACGACCAGTACCGCGTGCTGACGCCCGCCGACAAGATCTCGAACGCGATGAAGGACGCCCTGACCTCCGTCGAGGACCGCCGGTTCTACGAGCACCACGGGGTGGACTGGCTGGGGACGCTGCGCGCGGCGGTGACCAACCAGGCGGGCGGCAGCGTGTCGCAGGGCGCCTCGACGCTGACCCAGCAGTACGTGAAGAACTACCTGGTGCACGTCGTGGCGCGCAACAACAAGGTGGAGCAGCAGAAGGCGCAGGAGCAGACGATCGCCCGCAAGGCCCGCGAGGCGCGCATCGCGATCCAGCTGGAGACCGAGCTGAGCAAGGACGAGATCCTGGCCCGCTACCTCAACGTGGTGCCGTTCGGCTCGACGGTCTACGGCATCGCGGCGGCGTCGCAGGCGTACTTCGACACGACGCCGGACAAGCTGACCGTGCCGCAGGCGGCCGTGCTGGCGGGCATGGTGAACAGCCCGATCGCGCTGGACCCCGAAGCGTTCCCGGAGAAGGCCCACAAGCGCCGCAACAGCGTCATGGACATGATGGTGGACAACGGCAAGCTCTCGCGCGAGGAGGCCGAGGCGTTCAAGAAGGAGCCGATCGCGTTGCAGCAGCCGGTGCGCACACTGCCCAACGGGTGCGTCGGCGCGGGGCCCGCGTTCGGGTTCTACTGCTCGTACGTGGTCAACTACCTCACCACGGCCGGGTTCAGCCTGGAGCAGCTCAAGACCGGCGGCTACTCGATCCGGACGCCCCTGGACCGCGGCATCACCGAGCAGGCCAAGCAGGCCGCCGAGGCGCAGGTCTCCAAGGACACCGAGGGGATCGCCAACACCATGGCGATCATGCAGCCGGGCAAGGACCGCCACGAGGTCGTCGCCCTGGTGGCGAACCGCGACTACGGCCTCAAGGCCGAGGAGCACCAGACCCAGTTCGACCTGCCCAGCGGCGTGGAGAACAAGTTCGGCGCGGGCTCGATCTACAAGATCTTCACGGCCGCGGCGGCGATGGAGAAGGGCCTGGGCATCGAGAACACGATCTCGACGCCCAGCCACCACGTCTCCTCGGTGTTCAAGGGCGGAGCCGCGGGGTGCCCGCCCACCGGCGAGCCGGACACCCGCTGGTACTGCCTCGGCAACAACACGGACACCTACCCGCCGCAGATGACGTTGCAGACCGCGCTCGCCACCTCGCCCAACACGGGGTTCGTGATCCTGGAGGAGCAGGTGGGCCTCGGGGCGGTCATCGACATGGCCTCGCGGCTCGGGATGCGCGAGACCATGGCGACCACGATCTCCGGCGTCCGCCCCGACCCCTCCGCCACCGCGATCGACCAGCGCGTGTCCCAGGCCGAGTACTACAAGACCATGGACAACGCCTCGTTCACCCTCGGCCCCACGCCGGTCAACACGCTGGAGCTGGCCAACGTGGCGGCGACGATCATGAGCGGTGGCACCTGGTGCCCGCCGTCGCCGGTGCGGGAGGTGCTGGACCGCAACGGGAAACCGGTCGAGGTCACGAACGCCCCCTGCGAGCAGGTCGTCGCCGAGCCGCTCGCCAACACCCTCGCGGTCGGCCTCAGCAAGGACGACCAGCCCACCGGCACGTCCGGGGCGGCGGCGCGGCAGTTCCAGTGGGACAAGCCGATGATGGGCAAGACCGGCACCACCGAGGACTACAAGTCGGCGGCGTTCGTCGGCGCTACCGCTGACTACGCGGGCGCCGTGCAGACCTTCAACGACGGCGTCGAACCGCGCGGCATCTGCGTCAGCGGCACCCCCGCGCTGTGCGACAAGGGCAACATCTACGGCGGTACGGTGCCCGCCCGCACCTGGTTCGAGACGATGGCGAAGGTGCACGCCGCGCTGCCCGCGAAACCCATGCCGCCCACCGACGAGCGCTACGTCAAGGGCGGCCCCGAGATCCGGATCCCCGACCTCGTCGGCTCGGGCGCGGACAACGCCAAGGGCGAGTTGGAGAAGGCCGGGTACAAGGTCACCGTGCAGACCGTCAACTCGGGGCAGGCCAAGGGGACCGTGGTCGGGCAGTCGCCGCGGGGGACCGCGCTGACGGGCACCACCGTGACGCTGTCGATCAGCTCCGGGTACGTGCCGCCGCCGCAGCCCGCGGACCAGGTCGAACCGAGCGTCATCGCGACGACGGCCCGGCCGCCCGCGCAGACGGAGCAGGCGGCGCCGCCGCCCGCGCCCGCGGCAACACCGGTGGTGCCACCGCCCGCCGCCCAGGGGGAAGTGCCGGTGGAAGCGCAGCCACCGGCCGCCGAACCGACGGGCTGA
- a CDS encoding polysaccharide deacetylase family protein, which produces MSAVPAVPAATTSPAIAFADAKTVRANELGDVPFLMYHRIVAEPGSVYDRSPAQFRAELERLAAEDYVPVTAKEAATGRMDIPAGKHPVVLTFDDGDPSQFGLDAAGKPIAGTAVDLLLQVGVQHPGFRPVASFYVNANPFGGQGGSEPLEWLRANGFEVGNHTYSHANLAEAGDDLVQREIADGDQAIVRALPGYRVSSLALPFGAAPSNPDLARTGASSGISYEYDCVLLVGAGPSPSPYSAAFDPLNVPRIRSQDATGEDARYGSTTWLDELAAHPDRRYTSDGVPDRISYPLSTSVVLAEEFEGRAFGY; this is translated from the coding sequence ATGTCCGCGGTGCCCGCCGTGCCCGCGGCGACCACCTCGCCCGCCATCGCGTTCGCCGACGCCAAGACCGTGCGGGCGAACGAACTGGGCGACGTGCCCTTCCTGATGTACCACCGGATCGTCGCGGAGCCGGGGTCGGTCTACGACCGCAGTCCCGCGCAGTTCCGCGCGGAGTTGGAGAGGCTGGCCGCCGAGGACTACGTCCCGGTGACGGCGAAGGAGGCCGCCACCGGGCGGATGGACATCCCGGCGGGCAAGCACCCCGTCGTCCTGACCTTCGACGACGGCGACCCCAGCCAGTTCGGCCTGGACGCCGCCGGGAAGCCGATTGCGGGCACCGCGGTGGACCTGCTGCTCCAGGTGGGCGTGCAGCACCCCGGATTCCGGCCCGTGGCGAGCTTCTACGTGAACGCCAACCCGTTCGGGGGCCAAGGCGGGTCCGAGCCGCTGGAGTGGTTGCGCGCCAACGGTTTCGAAGTCGGGAACCACACCTACTCCCACGCGAACCTCGCCGAGGCGGGTGACGACCTCGTGCAGCGCGAGATCGCCGACGGCGACCAGGCCATCGTCCGGGCACTGCCGGGATACCGCGTGTCGAGCCTGGCGCTGCCGTTCGGAGCCGCTCCGTCAAATCCGGACCTGGCCCGGACCGGCGCGTCGTCAGGCATCTCCTACGAGTACGACTGCGTGCTGCTGGTCGGCGCGGGGCCGTCCCCGTCGCCCTACTCGGCGGCCTTCGACCCGCTCAACGTCCCCCGGATCCGCTCCCAGGACGCGACCGGCGAGGACGCGCGCTACGGCTCCACGACGTGGCTGGACGAACTCGCGGCCCACCCGGACCGGCGGTACACGTCCGACGGGGTTCCCGACCGGATCTCCTACCCGCTGTCGACCTCGGTCGTCCTGGCGGAGGAGTTCGAGGGGCGGGCGTTCGGCTACTGA
- a CDS encoding DUF3152 domain-containing protein, with protein sequence MPSRTPGLRHVLGMAGMCTLSIAVLATMQLAGSSPESDHQGPAVNRLITVRAAPPSGSEPGGRPVSMGAAGRSSADLPDGPPVPVTGSGTWRVVPGAVRQAYAGHPDTYSVEIEDGVRLVDGDVGFGRFVDGVLHDPRSWIGDGVTALQRIEHGVPDLRIRLTSQNTARALCGYELPFDTSCRIDDAVYLSAARWIRGATSFSGRMDEYRQYMVNHEVGHFLGHEHELCDISGSFAPVMMQQTFSTRNDELADITATNPQQVDVPKDGKVCTPNAWPYPHATR encoded by the coding sequence ATGCCATCCCGCACACCAGGCCTGCGCCACGTCCTCGGCATGGCAGGCATGTGCACGTTGTCCATCGCCGTGCTCGCGACCATGCAGCTGGCGGGCTCCTCACCCGAGTCCGACCACCAGGGCCCGGCCGTGAACAGGCTGATCACCGTGCGGGCGGCTCCCCCGTCCGGCTCGGAGCCCGGCGGGCGGCCGGTCTCGATGGGCGCCGCGGGCAGGTCCAGCGCCGACCTGCCGGACGGGCCGCCCGTCCCCGTGACGGGGAGCGGGACGTGGCGCGTGGTGCCGGGCGCGGTGCGGCAGGCCTACGCGGGCCACCCCGACACCTATTCCGTCGAGATCGAGGACGGCGTGCGGCTGGTCGACGGCGACGTCGGGTTCGGCCGCTTCGTGGACGGGGTGCTGCACGACCCGCGGAGCTGGATCGGCGACGGCGTGACCGCGTTGCAGAGGATCGAGCACGGCGTCCCGGACCTGAGGATCAGGCTCACGTCCCAGAACACCGCGCGCGCCCTGTGCGGTTACGAGCTGCCCTTCGACACCTCGTGCCGGATCGACGACGCGGTCTACCTCAGCGCGGCGCGGTGGATCCGGGGCGCCACGTCCTTCAGCGGCAGGATGGACGAGTACCGGCAGTACATGGTGAACCACGAGGTGGGTCACTTCCTCGGCCACGAGCACGAGCTGTGCGACATCTCGGGGAGCTTCGCGCCGGTGATGATGCAGCAGACGTTCAGCACCCGCAACGACGAGCTCGCCGACATCACCGCGACCAATCCGCAGCAGGTCGACGTTCCGAAGGACGGCAAGGTGTGCACCCCCAACGCCTGGCCGTACCCGCACGCCACGCGCTGA
- a CDS encoding lysozyme, translating to MRRVVSIAIIAAFLGSPAIPAGARTPLAEGSADHYAGSQIARHEGPGHPVMSAPAATSTEGSVEGIDVSSHQNQVDWTAHWNEGKRFAYVKASEGTGYLNPAFEQQYNGSYDVGMIRGSYHFALPDRSDGATQANFFVDNGGGWSPDGRTLPGALDVEYNPYGGTCYGLTGVAMVEWIKSFNDTYFARTGRWPVIYTSTQWWNQCTENLGDFDDTSPIWVARYAADIGPLPHPWEFHTIWQYTSTPLDQNTFNGSYDRLVALSTGLPLS from the coding sequence ATGCGCCGCGTCGTTTCCATCGCCATCATCGCGGCCTTCCTCGGCTCGCCCGCCATTCCGGCCGGGGCGCGGACCCCGCTGGCCGAGGGCTCGGCCGACCACTACGCCGGGTCCCAGATCGCCAGGCACGAGGGGCCGGGCCACCCGGTGATGTCCGCTCCCGCCGCGACCTCGACCGAGGGGTCCGTGGAGGGCATCGACGTGAGCAGCCACCAGAACCAGGTCGACTGGACCGCCCACTGGAACGAGGGGAAGCGGTTCGCCTACGTCAAGGCGAGCGAGGGCACGGGGTACCTCAACCCGGCCTTCGAGCAGCAGTACAACGGCTCCTACGACGTCGGCATGATCAGGGGCTCCTACCACTTCGCCCTGCCCGACCGCTCCGACGGCGCGACCCAGGCGAACTTCTTCGTCGACAACGGCGGCGGGTGGTCGCCGGACGGCCGCACGCTGCCCGGCGCGCTGGACGTCGAGTACAACCCGTACGGCGGCACCTGCTACGGGTTGACGGGCGTCGCGATGGTCGAGTGGATCAAGAGCTTCAACGACACCTACTTCGCCCGCACGGGCCGCTGGCCGGTCATCTACACCTCGACGCAGTGGTGGAACCAGTGCACCGAGAACCTGGGCGACTTCGACGACACGAGCCCGATCTGGGTGGCCCGGTACGCGGCGGACATCGGCCCGCTGCCGCACCCGTGGGAGTTCCACACGATCTGGCAGTACACCTCGACCCCGTTGGACCAGAACACCTTCAACGGGTCCTACGACCGACTGGTCGCGCTGAGCACCGGCCTCCCCCTGTCCTGA
- a CDS encoding LPXTG cell wall anchor domain-containing protein, whose product MSTEKSGALLKSMKLAGIVTALVVVGTATSSAEPLHVDNGTTARGGSECDYQPPWEHGDCDHGDWTPPGLPSTTTTTTSPTTATGSTTSNPSGTSPSESTTTTGTTTSGTGSSTGSTSSTSGSSTSPSEATGSTTPHSTTSVQGGGKPGGGGGHGAAEDVNAVSAQSADLANTGAHGWMTGLGGLLLVGGTAASVIARRRRA is encoded by the coding sequence ATGTCCACAGAGAAATCCGGCGCGCTGCTGAAATCGATGAAGCTCGCCGGCATCGTAACCGCGCTCGTCGTCGTCGGCACCGCCACGAGTTCGGCTGAGCCCCTCCACGTCGACAACGGGACCACGGCGCGGGGCGGGTCGGAATGCGACTACCAGCCCCCGTGGGAGCACGGTGACTGCGACCACGGTGACTGGACGCCTCCGGGGCTGCCGAGCACGACGACCACGACGACGTCGCCCACCACGGCGACGGGATCCACCACGTCGAACCCGTCCGGCACCTCGCCTTCGGAGTCCACGACCACGACCGGGACCACGACCTCGGGGACGGGCAGCTCGACCGGGAGCACGTCGTCGACGTCCGGTTCCTCGACCTCCCCCTCGGAGGCCACCGGCTCGACCACCCCCCACAGCACCACTTCGGTGCAGGGCGGCGGCAAGCCGGGTGGCGGCGGGGGTCACGGGGCCGCGGAGGACGTCAACGCCGTCAGCGCGCAGTCCGCCGATCTCGCCAACACGGGTGCGCACGGCTGGATGACGGGCCTGGGCGGACTCCTGCTGGTGGGTGGCACCGCCGCGAGTGTGATCGCCAGGCGTCGTCGCGCTTGA